From Chryseobacterium gallinarum, one genomic window encodes:
- a CDS encoding response regulator transcription factor — MSNRILLVEDDQSFGAVLKDYLTINNFEVTLATDGEQGLKEFTENEFDICIFDVMMPKKDGFSLAEDVKKIDKNTPIIFLTARNMREDILKGYQLGADDYITKPFDTELLLYKIKAILQRSSTLENEEQEQFKISNIFFDSMLRQLKVGDKEYKLSPKENELLKLLCVHRNDFMPRDLALRKIWKKENYFTARSMDVYIAKLRKLLKDDEGLEIINVHGEGFRLLVKN, encoded by the coding sequence ATGAGCAACAGAATATTATTAGTAGAGGACGATCAGAGTTTTGGAGCGGTACTGAAAGATTATTTAACGATCAATAATTTTGAAGTTACCCTTGCAACAGATGGAGAACAGGGTCTTAAGGAATTTACAGAAAATGAATTTGACATCTGTATTTTTGATGTGATGATGCCTAAAAAAGACGGTTTTTCATTAGCTGAGGATGTAAAAAAGATTGATAAAAATACACCGATCATTTTCCTTACCGCAAGAAACATGAGAGAGGATATTTTAAAAGGATATCAGCTGGGTGCTGATGATTATATTACAAAGCCATTTGATACCGAACTTCTTCTATACAAAATCAAAGCAATTCTTCAAAGAAGCTCTACATTGGAAAATGAAGAACAGGAACAGTTCAAAATCAGTAATATTTTCTTCGATTCAATGCTGAGACAGTTAAAAGTAGGAGACAAAGAATACAAGCTTTCTCCGAAAGAAAATGAACTTTTAAAACTTCTTTGTGTCCATAGAAATGATTTCATGCCAAGAGATCTTGCTTTAAGAAAGATCTGGAAGAAGGAAAATTATTTTACGGCAAGAAGTATGGATGTTTATATTGCCAAGCTTCGTAAATTATTAAAAGATGACGAAGGGTTAGAAATCATCAACGTACACGGAGAAGGATTCAGACTTTTAGTGAAAAATTAA
- a CDS encoding sensor histidine kinase — protein MNNKFIPIISVFMTISLIVFVTLQFYWLKGYYGALEQDFSNKVYSALENTSKSIEEIEADKYLSKDNRNTILANNSQPSLTTIQQVEDSGTQRQIIYSKNIISKTQLPISQKGDSVKLTTLYTDEAAYKIKRDTTNRELLTADLNTDIENGDYAIKEFVKVYGNNLPIAKRVDPVILDSVIAKELKIRGITAKFGYGVVDKNNKLTSVANKVYKEKKDNNTYTYPLFTDKKDRTLYSLALVFPKKEYSLAMNNWPMLLGTFLSLLTILGIYIISINYMMRQKKLAEVKTDFINNMSHEFKTPLATISVATDSLANDKIATNPDKVKYYSELIKQENLRMKKQVENVLNMSKLERNEVELFLKETNVRELIKKTTESFNLIVEQRNGSLTQKFNATNYIFKIDEFHISNMLVNLLDNANKYSPEAPEIHVETKNEGHWYVIEVSDKGMGMETQNKTKIFEKFFREETGNIHNVKGQGLGLSYVKKIVELHKGQIIVDSHKGKGSKFTIKLPMS, from the coding sequence ATGAATAATAAGTTCATCCCAATAATTTCGGTGTTTATGACGATCTCACTGATTGTTTTTGTAACGCTCCAATTTTATTGGTTGAAAGGCTATTACGGTGCGCTGGAACAGGATTTTTCCAATAAAGTTTATTCCGCCCTGGAAAATACCTCAAAGAGTATAGAGGAAATTGAGGCCGACAAATATCTGAGTAAAGACAATAGAAATACAATCCTCGCCAACAATAGTCAGCCTTCTTTAACCACCATTCAGCAGGTAGAAGATTCCGGAACCCAGAGACAAATTATCTATTCAAAAAATATCATTTCAAAAACGCAGCTGCCGATCTCGCAAAAAGGGGATTCTGTAAAGCTGACAACTTTGTATACGGATGAAGCAGCTTATAAGATTAAAAGAGACACCACAAACCGTGAGCTCCTTACAGCCGATCTGAATACGGATATTGAAAATGGAGATTACGCCATCAAGGAGTTTGTAAAAGTATATGGAAATAATCTGCCGATTGCTAAAAGAGTTGATCCGGTTATTCTTGATTCTGTAATTGCTAAAGAGCTTAAAATAAGGGGTATTACTGCCAAATTCGGGTATGGCGTTGTTGATAAAAACAACAAGCTTACCAGTGTAGCCAATAAAGTATATAAAGAGAAAAAGGACAACAACACTTATACTTATCCTCTTTTTACGGATAAAAAAGACCGTACGCTTTATAGCCTGGCATTGGTTTTTCCCAAGAAAGAATATTCCCTGGCAATGAATAACTGGCCGATGTTATTGGGGACGTTTCTTTCATTACTTACCATTTTAGGGATTTATATTATTTCCATCAATTATATGATGAGGCAGAAGAAGCTTGCTGAAGTAAAAACAGACTTTATCAACAATATGTCGCATGAATTTAAAACTCCTCTGGCGACTATTTCAGTAGCTACGGATTCTTTGGCCAATGATAAAATTGCAACAAACCCGGATAAAGTAAAATATTATTCTGAACTGATCAAGCAGGAAAATCTAAGAATGAAAAAGCAGGTAGAAAATGTTCTTAATATGTCCAAGCTAGAAAGAAACGAAGTAGAACTATTCCTGAAAGAGACCAACGTAAGGGAACTGATCAAAAAAACGACAGAGTCTTTTAATCTTATCGTAGAGCAAAGAAACGGCTCTCTTACCCAAAAGTTTAATGCAACGAATTATATTTTTAAGATAGATGAATTCCACATTTCCAATATGCTGGTCAACTTATTGGATAATGCCAACAAATATTCCCCTGAAGCACCCGAAATACATGTAGAAACAAAAAATGAAGGACACTGGTATGTGATTGAGGTGTCGGATAAAGGAATGGGAATGGAAACCCAGAATAAAACAAAGATTTTTGAAAAATTCTTCCGGGAAGAAACCGGGAATATTCATAATGTAAAAGGACAGGGTCTGGGACTGTCTTATGTGAAAAAAATTGTGGAACTGCATAAAGGACAGATTATAGTAGACTCTCACAAAGGAAAAGGAAGCAAGTTTACCATCAAACTCCCGATGAGCTAA
- a CDS encoding SRPBCC family protein, producing MKSNIVFNKDFDSNTAYVMKIYNADVSKVWNYFTLPELLDQWWGPKPWRCETLRQDFKEGGIWLYAMVGPDGEKHYSQSQYGEIIEHRSLDWMSAFCDEKGMINEDFPRSKWLIGFTGVEEGTKVTVNIHYQSAEIMKKMFDMGFEEGFTMGLNQLEEIIGN from the coding sequence ATGAAATCTAATATTGTTTTCAACAAAGATTTTGATTCAAATACTGCTTATGTAATGAAAATTTACAATGCAGATGTTTCAAAAGTATGGAATTATTTCACCCTGCCCGAATTGTTGGATCAGTGGTGGGGCCCAAAGCCCTGGAGATGCGAAACGCTGCGTCAGGATTTTAAAGAAGGTGGAATCTGGCTGTATGCGATGGTGGGACCTGATGGAGAGAAACATTACTCTCAGTCTCAGTACGGTGAGATCATAGAACACCGAAGCCTGGATTGGATGAGTGCTTTCTGTGATGAAAAAGGAATGATCAATGAAGATTTTCCCAGGTCAAAATGGCTGATTGGCTTTACGGGAGTAGAAGAAGGAACCAAAGTGACAGTCAATATTCATTATCAGTCAGCGGAAATAATGAAAAAAATGTTTGATATGGGCTTTGAAGAAGGCTTTACCATGGGACTGAATCAGCTTGAAGAAATTATCGGAAATTAG
- a CDS encoding S9 family peptidase gives MKAPQAKKIEKILETHGDRRIDNYFWLNERENPEVIKYLEEENAYEEFIMKDTEALQEELFEEMKARYKKDDESLPYFFNEYWYIVRYEEGKEYPIFCRKYQSLDHQEEIVLDVNILAEGKEYFEVGSVAVSPDNELASFSADDVGRRIYTLNFKNLKTGEILPDQILNTTGKAVWANDNKHVFYIRKDKSLRAFQVYRHELGTDASEDVLIFHEEDETFDVNVFKTKSLQYIFIASSSTISDEHRFIPADNVFADWTIIQPRIDDLEYSVEHYEDEFYIITNADDAFNFKIVKTKINHCGMENWVDVIPHRAEVLLEGFEIFKDYLVLEEREKGLLQIRIIDEKKQESYYLPFSDPTYTAYIGINLEFDTEVLRYGYTSLTQPSSTYEYNMKEKTTKLLKQQEVLGGKFFPENYISERIWADSRDGKTKIPVSLVYHKDTQKSADTPLLLYGYGSYGHTVDASFSNVRLSLLDRGFIYAIAHIRGGEYLGREWYEDGKMLFKKNTFFDFIDAGKYLIKENYTSSKHMYAMGGSAGGLLVGAVVNYEPRLFNGIVAQVPFVDVVTTMLDDTIPLTTGEYDEWGNPNDKEYYQYMKEYSPYDNVEAKEYPHMLITTGFHDSQVQYWEPAKWTAKLRELKTDNNILIFKTDMSSGHGGASGRFESLKEDALEYAFLLKIDNKG, from the coding sequence ATGAAAGCTCCACAAGCAAAAAAAATAGAAAAAATATTAGAAACTCATGGCGACAGAAGAATTGACAATTACTTCTGGCTCAACGAGAGGGAAAATCCCGAAGTCATCAAATATCTTGAAGAAGAAAATGCTTACGAAGAATTCATCATGAAAGACACTGAAGCCCTTCAGGAAGAGCTTTTTGAAGAAATGAAAGCACGTTACAAAAAAGATGACGAATCCCTTCCTTACTTCTTCAATGAATATTGGTATATCGTACGTTACGAAGAAGGCAAAGAATACCCCATTTTCTGCAGAAAATACCAAAGCCTGGATCATCAGGAAGAAATTGTACTGGATGTTAATATACTGGCAGAAGGTAAAGAGTATTTCGAAGTGGGAAGCGTTGCCGTAAGCCCTGATAATGAACTGGCCTCTTTTTCGGCCGATGATGTAGGAAGAAGAATCTATACCCTGAACTTCAAAAATTTAAAAACAGGAGAAATCCTCCCTGACCAGATTCTCAATACAACCGGAAAAGCAGTATGGGCTAATGATAACAAACATGTTTTTTATATCAGAAAGGATAAAAGCCTCCGGGCCTTTCAGGTGTATAGACATGAACTGGGCACTGATGCATCAGAAGATGTTTTGATTTTCCACGAAGAGGATGAAACTTTTGACGTCAATGTTTTTAAAACAAAATCTTTACAATATATTTTTATCGCAAGTTCCAGTACTATCTCAGATGAGCACCGTTTCATTCCTGCAGATAATGTTTTTGCTGACTGGACAATTATTCAGCCAAGAATAGATGACCTGGAATATTCCGTAGAGCATTATGAGGATGAATTCTATATCATCACAAACGCTGATGATGCTTTCAATTTCAAAATTGTAAAAACAAAGATCAACCATTGTGGTATGGAAAACTGGGTAGATGTAATTCCGCACCGGGCTGAAGTTTTATTGGAAGGCTTTGAAATTTTTAAGGATTATCTTGTCCTTGAAGAAAGAGAAAAAGGCCTGCTCCAAATCAGGATTATTGATGAAAAAAAACAGGAATCTTATTATCTCCCTTTCTCAGATCCTACTTACACCGCCTATATTGGCATCAATCTGGAATTTGATACGGAAGTATTACGCTATGGCTATACTTCTCTGACTCAGCCAAGCTCTACCTATGAGTATAATATGAAAGAAAAGACAACAAAGCTTTTAAAACAACAGGAAGTTTTGGGCGGAAAGTTTTTTCCTGAAAATTATATCTCTGAAAGAATCTGGGCTGATTCCCGGGATGGTAAAACGAAAATTCCGGTTTCTCTAGTTTACCATAAAGACACTCAGAAATCTGCCGATACTCCGCTTTTATTATATGGTTATGGCAGCTATGGACATACTGTGGATGCAAGCTTTTCAAATGTAAGGTTATCCCTTCTTGACCGTGGCTTTATTTATGCCATTGCTCATATCCGTGGTGGAGAATACCTGGGAAGGGAGTGGTACGAAGACGGAAAAATGCTGTTTAAGAAAAATACATTCTTTGATTTTATTGATGCCGGGAAATATCTGATCAAAGAGAATTACACGTCATCAAAACACATGTATGCTATGGGCGGCAGCGCTGGTGGCCTTTTGGTAGGAGCTGTGGTTAATTACGAACCCCGGTTGTTTAACGGAATTGTAGCACAGGTTCCTTTTGTAGATGTGGTAACAACCATGCTGGATGACACCATTCCTTTAACCACCGGAGAATATGATGAATGGGGAAATCCAAATGATAAAGAATATTACCAGTATATGAAAGAATATTCTCCTTATGACAATGTAGAAGCTAAAGAATATCCGCATATGCTTATTACAACAGGCTTTCATGATTCACAGGTTCAGTATTGGGAGCCTGCAAAATGGACTGCAAAACTGAGAGAACTCAAGACAGACAATAACATTCTGATCTTTAAAACAGATATGAGCTCAGGTCATGGCGGTGCAAGCGGAAGATTTGAATCCCTGAAAGAAGATGCGCTTGAATATGCGTTTTTATTGAAGATTGATAACAAAGGATAA
- a CDS encoding uroporphyrinogen-III synthase translates to MRIKSILVSQPAPSESSPYLDIAKKEKIKIDFRPFIHVEGVDNKELRTQKIDLTQYTGIIFTSKNAIDHYFRLAEELRFAVPDTMRYICQSEAIANYLQKHIVYRKRKISFGEKNFSDLLPLFKKFPTEKYLLPSSDVLSPDIVKTLDSANVEWTRAIMYRTVCSDLTDINIKDYDMLIFFSPQGIKSLQQNFPDFKQDETKIGVFGNTTLAAAEEAGLKVDLMAPTKETPSMTMALEKYIKALHK, encoded by the coding sequence ATGAGAATAAAGTCCATATTGGTTTCTCAACCAGCGCCTAGTGAATCTTCTCCATACTTGGATATTGCGAAGAAGGAAAAAATAAAGATTGATTTCCGTCCATTTATCCATGTCGAAGGAGTTGACAATAAAGAACTGAGAACTCAGAAAATAGATCTGACGCAATACACTGGAATTATTTTTACCAGTAAGAATGCGATTGACCATTATTTCAGATTGGCAGAAGAGCTGCGTTTTGCAGTTCCTGATACGATGAGATATATCTGCCAGTCGGAAGCCATTGCCAATTATCTGCAGAAACATATTGTCTACAGAAAAAGAAAAATCAGCTTCGGGGAGAAAAATTTCTCTGACCTGCTTCCTCTTTTTAAAAAATTCCCAACTGAAAAATACCTGTTGCCATCTTCAGATGTTTTAAGTCCGGATATTGTGAAGACTCTGGATTCTGCCAATGTTGAATGGACAAGGGCCATTATGTACCGTACCGTATGCAGTGACCTGACTGATATCAACATTAAGGACTACGATATGCTGATCTTCTTCAGCCCCCAGGGCATCAAGTCTCTGCAACAGAACTTCCCTGATTTCAAACAGGATGAAACAAAGATCGGAGTTTTTGGAAACACCACGCTGGCTGCTGCGGAAGAAGCCGGATTAAAAGTAGATTTAATGGCCCCTACGAAGGAAACACCATCCATGACTATGGCCCTTGAAAAATATATTAAAGCACTTCACAAGTAG
- a CDS encoding DUF4271 domain-containing protein has product MPSSQNFINHVRIPENNDWVIFILVGCIFLYVFMMNIIERDASLKDFLLQKYFDASNNLPSWFITSCVTALTLSVLISQYIPVVPKYIADLQVLGYQLNKFGYTFLIVVFFYGIKSALGFLFYQSIGDGKKWTIFYFTSTKFYFILSFLLIILCVAHYYFPIDRNKMFLYYFCFFSFVFIFKVFFYLFHKNKILPEKWYYKFLYICTLQIAPLLLLWKLLFF; this is encoded by the coding sequence TTGCCGTCATCACAAAACTTCATCAATCATGTAAGAATACCTGAGAACAACGATTGGGTAATCTTCATCCTCGTGGGTTGTATATTTTTATATGTTTTTATGATGAACATCATAGAAAGAGACGCCAGCCTGAAAGATTTTCTGCTTCAAAAATACTTTGATGCAAGCAATAACCTGCCAAGCTGGTTCATTACCTCTTGTGTAACGGCTCTTACCCTTTCTGTTTTAATTTCACAATACATTCCTGTGGTTCCGAAATATATTGCGGATTTGCAGGTACTGGGCTATCAGCTGAATAAATTTGGATATACCTTCCTGATCGTTGTATTTTTTTATGGTATAAAATCAGCATTAGGATTTTTATTTTATCAAAGTATAGGAGATGGAAAAAAATGGACAATTTTTTATTTTACCTCTACCAAATTTTATTTCATCCTGTCATTTTTACTGATAATCTTATGTGTAGCCCATTATTACTTCCCTATCGACAGAAATAAAATGTTTTTATACTACTTCTGTTTCTTTTCTTTTGTGTTCATTTTCAAAGTATTTTTCTACTTATTTCACAAGAACAAGATTCTTCCGGAAAAATGGTATTATAAATTTTTGTATATTTGCACCCTCCAAATCGCACCATTATTACTGCTTTGGAAGTTGTTATTTTTTTAA
- a CDS encoding polyprenol monophosphomannose synthase, which produces MKKLVIIPTYNEKENIENIISAVFALEDDFHVLVVDDSSPDGTAEVVKEMQKNYPQYLHLSVRHVKDGLGKAYIHGFKWAIENKYDYIFEMDADLSHNPNDLPKLFEACLNADMAIGSRYSKGVNVVNWPMGRVLLSYFASKYVRFILGLPIHDTTAGFVCFSRKVLEEIGLDNVRLKGYGFQIEMKFRAYKKGFKIVEVPIIFTNRVLGESKMNGGIIHEAVFGVLNLKWKSIINRL; this is translated from the coding sequence ATGAAAAAACTAGTCATTATCCCAACCTATAACGAAAAGGAAAATATTGAAAATATTATTTCCGCGGTTTTTGCATTGGAAGATGACTTTCATGTTTTAGTAGTGGATGATTCTTCTCCGGACGGAACGGCAGAGGTTGTAAAAGAAATGCAAAAGAACTATCCCCAATATCTGCACCTGTCGGTAAGACATGTTAAAGACGGTTTGGGAAAGGCTTATATCCATGGATTTAAATGGGCCATTGAAAATAAATATGATTATATTTTTGAAATGGATGCCGATTTGTCGCATAACCCTAATGATTTACCCAAGCTTTTTGAAGCTTGTTTAAACGCGGATATGGCTATCGGTTCCCGTTATTCAAAAGGAGTGAATGTGGTTAACTGGCCAATGGGAAGGGTATTGCTTTCCTATTTTGCGTCAAAATATGTGAGGTTTATTTTAGGACTTCCGATTCATGACACTACAGCCGGTTTTGTATGCTTTTCCCGGAAAGTATTGGAAGAAATCGGATTGGATAATGTGAGATTGAAAGGCTATGGATTCCAGATAGAAATGAAATTCAGGGCATATAAAAAAGGCTTTAAAATTGTAGAGGTTCCTATTATATTCACCAACAGGGTGCTAGGAGAAAGCAAAATGAACGGGGGAATTATCCATGAAGCTGTGTTTGGAGTTTTAAACTTAAAGTGGAAATCAATAATCAACAGGTTATGA
- a CDS encoding DUF4296 domain-containing protein, which produces MEKHEFRETIAKCKDRLVKKLICVFVVLTMFSCSDYIDKPKNLIDENVMAEVIADLMINDQANFVYPDKNMEAGTRFILKSHHIKPDDFIESFKYYVIKEKMQDIANDAQEILLKKDPKAAQYVKDKLKQNGNPPALVR; this is translated from the coding sequence ATGGAAAAACATGAGTTCCGGGAGACCATTGCAAAATGTAAAGATAGGCTGGTGAAAAAGCTGATCTGTGTTTTTGTGGTATTGACCATGTTTTCCTGCAGTGATTATATTGATAAACCTAAAAACCTTATTGATGAGAATGTGATGGCGGAAGTCATTGCAGATTTGATGATCAATGATCAGGCAAATTTCGTTTATCCGGATAAAAATATGGAGGCCGGAACCAGATTTATTCTGAAATCTCATCATATAAAACCTGATGACTTTATTGAAAGCTTCAAGTATTATGTAATTAAAGAAAAAATGCAGGATATTGCTAACGATGCCCAGGAAATTTTGTTAAAGAAAGATCCGAAGGCAGCTCAATATGTAAAAGATAAGCTGAAACAAAACGGAAACCCGCCGGCCCTTGTAAGGTAA
- the tgt gene encoding tRNA guanosine(34) transglycosylase Tgt → MKFFNIEKTSEGKARAGEITTDHGKIQTPIFMPVGTVASVKTVHQRELKEDIKAQIILGNTYHLYLRPGMETMQDAGGLHKFMNWDLPILTDSGGFQVFSLAGSRKMTEEGARFKSHIDGSYHMFSPERSMEIQRQIGADIFMAFDECTPYPCDYNQAKSSMELTHRWLKRCIDWTNNNPELYGHKQRLFPIVQGSTYSDLRKISAEVISEAGAEGNAIGGLSVGEPEEEMYRITDEVTDILPKEKPRYLMGVGTPWNILESIGLGIDMMDCVMPTRNARNAMLFTWNGVMNLKNEKWKRDFSPLDEFGTSFVDREYSKAYLRHLFVSKEYLAKQIASVHNLAFYLDLVKVAREHILAGDFYEWKNAVVPILRQRL, encoded by the coding sequence ATGAAATTTTTTAATATAGAAAAAACCTCTGAAGGAAAAGCAAGAGCAGGGGAGATAACCACAGATCACGGGAAAATTCAGACTCCCATTTTTATGCCTGTGGGAACTGTAGCAAGTGTAAAGACAGTTCATCAGAGAGAATTAAAAGAAGACATAAAAGCCCAGATTATTTTGGGTAATACCTATCACCTTTACCTGCGTCCGGGTATGGAAACAATGCAGGATGCTGGCGGATTGCATAAATTTATGAACTGGGATCTGCCTATACTTACAGATTCGGGAGGTTTCCAGGTGTTTTCATTGGCGGGCAGCAGGAAAATGACAGAAGAAGGGGCGAGGTTCAAATCTCATATCGACGGAAGTTATCACATGTTCTCCCCGGAAAGATCAATGGAGATCCAGAGACAGATCGGGGCCGATATTTTTATGGCTTTTGACGAATGTACTCCTTATCCTTGTGATTACAACCAGGCAAAATCATCCATGGAGCTGACGCATCGTTGGCTGAAAAGATGTATCGATTGGACCAATAATAACCCCGAGCTATACGGACATAAGCAAAGGCTTTTCCCGATTGTGCAGGGATCTACCTATTCGGATTTAAGGAAAATATCTGCTGAAGTTATTTCAGAAGCAGGTGCAGAAGGAAATGCAATCGGAGGCCTTTCGGTAGGGGAGCCCGAAGAAGAAATGTATAGAATTACCGATGAGGTTACCGATATTCTTCCAAAAGAAAAACCAAGATATCTGATGGGGGTAGGTACTCCGTGGAATATCCTGGAATCTATCGGATTGGGTATTGATATGATGGATTGCGTAATGCCTACAAGGAATGCAAGAAACGCAATGCTTTTTACCTGGAATGGGGTCATGAATCTTAAAAATGAAAAATGGAAACGTGACTTCTCGCCATTGGACGAATTCGGAACCAGCTTTGTAGACAGAGAATATTCAAAAGCGTACCTTCGTCATTTATTCGTGTCAAAGGAATATCTGGCAAAACAGATTGCTTCTGTTCATAATCTTGCATTTTATCTGGATCTGGTAAAAGTGGCAAGAGAACATATCCTGGCAGGAGATTTCTACGAATGGAAAAACGCTGTAGTTCCAATCCTGAGACAAAGACTATAA
- a CDS encoding LptF/LptG family permease — protein MLKIIDRYIIKKYLGTFSFMLILLSIVVLVIDVQQKIPRIENAKAIDPKLDLVYFLIHFYPFWIINLVVTFLSILVFITVIYFTSRMANNTEIVAIISSGASFHRFAKPYLYTSILIALISLTVNHMVLPWANIKKNELEAYTYNAANKEKILGTAPASSQLSKTEYIFVDSWNKREKRGSSFIYQKFDKNRRMIYELKAGEVYWDNTKKQFVLNNYLEKTINKDNTEKLGNGSELRKNYGHSPEELFPNELLGQNKTTPELLKFIEREKARGNSNLNSYLNELYQRTSMPVSIVILTFLALSLSSQKKRGGLGINLAIGISLAFLFVFSFEALKVVSENKSLPPALAMWLPNLVFLPLTLYLYLKRANQ, from the coding sequence ATGCTTAAAATTATAGACAGATATATCATCAAAAAATATCTTGGAACGTTCAGTTTCATGCTGATACTGTTGTCTATAGTTGTACTCGTAATCGATGTCCAGCAAAAGATTCCCAGGATAGAAAATGCCAAAGCCATAGATCCTAAATTGGATCTGGTGTATTTCCTCATCCATTTTTATCCTTTCTGGATTATTAATCTTGTGGTGACCTTCCTGTCTATTCTGGTATTTATTACAGTAATTTATTTTACCTCGAGAATGGCCAATAATACCGAAATTGTTGCCATTATCAGTAGTGGGGCAAGCTTTCACCGGTTTGCAAAACCTTATCTGTATACTTCCATACTGATCGCCCTGATTTCCCTTACGGTGAATCATATGGTACTGCCATGGGCCAATATCAAAAAAAATGAACTGGAAGCCTATACTTACAATGCGGCCAATAAAGAAAAAATATTAGGGACAGCTCCGGCCTCTTCACAGCTGAGTAAAACGGAGTATATCTTTGTAGATTCCTGGAACAAAAGAGAAAAAAGAGGCTCCAGCTTTATTTATCAGAAGTTTGATAAAAACAGGAGAATGATTTATGAGCTGAAGGCAGGAGAAGTATACTGGGATAATACCAAAAAGCAGTTTGTTTTGAATAATTACCTTGAAAAAACGATCAATAAAGACAATACTGAAAAATTGGGTAACGGATCGGAGTTGAGAAAAAATTACGGACATTCCCCCGAAGAACTTTTTCCTAATGAACTCCTTGGCCAGAACAAAACCACTCCTGAGCTCTTAAAATTTATTGAAAGGGAAAAAGCCAGGGGAAACAGCAACCTGAATTCTTACCTGAATGAGCTGTATCAAAGGACTTCAATGCCTGTTTCTATTGTTATCCTGACCTTTTTGGCACTCTCGCTCTCTTCTCAAAAGAAAAGAGGAGGGCTCGGAATTAACCTGGCAATAGGGATTTCATTAGCTTTCCTTTTTGTGTTCTCCTTTGAAGCCTTGAAGGTTGTTTCAGAAAATAAAAGCTTACCTCCGGCTTTAGCAATGTGGCTGCCCAATCTGGTATTCCTGCCCCTTACGCTTTATCTTTACCTTAAAAGAGCCAATCAGTAG
- a CDS encoding biotin--[acetyl-CoA-carboxylase] ligase, whose translation MSQLFYLKECSSTNDEISKFLLYESSDFIGLHTFNQTKGRGQYGNVWTQTAEKNLAYTLAVNIQNILCSDFIFNYYTAIIIRDFLAKLADYDVKIKWPNDIILKGKKIVGILIEKKKINQNNYFIIGAGINILQDKFEAISNAGSLLTQTGKQFDLEELALSLHEFVSEKLKNIPSDREILDEFNKHLFRKDEISVFEIEKERQNGIIRKADERGELWIELEDGMRSFYHKEVKLLY comes from the coding sequence ATGAGTCAACTATTCTACCTGAAAGAGTGTTCTTCTACTAATGACGAAATATCAAAGTTTTTACTTTATGAGAGTTCAGATTTTATAGGCCTCCATACTTTTAATCAGACAAAAGGTCGTGGCCAGTATGGAAATGTATGGACTCAGACTGCCGAAAAAAATCTGGCATATACGCTGGCAGTGAATATTCAAAACATCCTGTGTTCCGACTTTATCTTCAATTATTATACCGCAATTATTATCCGGGATTTCCTTGCCAAATTGGCTGATTATGACGTAAAGATCAAATGGCCGAATGATATCATCCTTAAAGGTAAAAAAATCGTCGGAATTTTAATTGAAAAGAAAAAAATTAATCAAAATAATTATTTCATCATAGGAGCCGGAATCAATATCCTTCAGGATAAATTCGAAGCTATATCTAACGCAGGCTCTCTTCTGACACAGACAGGCAAGCAATTTGACCTTGAAGAGCTGGCATTGAGCCTTCATGAATTCGTGTCTGAAAAACTGAAAAATATTCCCAGCGACCGGGAAATTCTTGATGAATTCAATAAACATTTGTTCCGAAAGGATGAGATCTCAGTTTTTGAGATTGAAAAAGAACGACAAAATGGCATCATCCGGAAGGCAGATGAACGAGGTGAACTGTGGATCGAACTGGAAGACGGAATGCGCTCTTTTTATCACAAAGAAGTAAAGCTTCTCTACTGA
- the rsfS gene encoding ribosome silencing factor has protein sequence MNKTTEKQELLDKIVEAIQDVKGEDIMVFDLSNIENSVAETFVICSGNSNTQVAALAGSVEKKVRNELKERPWHVEGTENAMWVLVDYVSVVVHIFQKQVREYYDIEELWGDAVITKIENE, from the coding sequence ATGAATAAAACAACAGAAAAACAAGAATTATTAGATAAAATCGTTGAAGCTATCCAGGATGTAAAAGGAGAAGATATCATGGTCTTTGATCTTTCAAACATCGAAAACTCAGTGGCAGAAACGTTCGTAATATGCAGTGGAAACTCAAATACACAGGTAGCAGCATTGGCGGGAAGTGTAGAGAAGAAAGTAAGAAACGAGCTGAAAGAAAGACCTTGGCATGTAGAAGGAACTGAGAATGCAATGTGGGTACTGGTGGATTATGTTTCGGTGGTAGTTCATATATTTCAAAAACAGGTACGTGAGTACTATGACATAGAAGAGCTTTGGGGTGACGCTGTCATTACCAAAATTGAAAACGAGTAA